Proteins from a genomic interval of Caulobacter sp. NIBR1757:
- a CDS encoding CvpA family protein, which yields MTLFDVLAGLLLIVSALTAFMRGATRELTGMLAFVIAALIAIVCLRFTAPVLRGMMSPDWAAVTAALLIVFVVVFLILKIVSSQITSRVQSAGALGTIDRVIGAAFGLIRAMVILGAFTLLVQMAGAENGPPKWVSEARLYPLTVAAGKVLKAFAPSAFAAAGKVAPAVKDAVRDGAGYSDDERKAMDDAVEKSR from the coding sequence TTGACCCTGTTCGACGTCCTGGCTGGCCTGCTGCTGATCGTCAGCGCCCTCACCGCCTTCATGCGCGGCGCCACCCGGGAACTGACAGGGATGCTGGCGTTCGTCATCGCCGCCCTGATCGCCATTGTCTGCCTGCGCTTCACCGCCCCGGTGCTGCGCGGCATGATGAGTCCCGACTGGGCGGCGGTGACCGCCGCCCTGCTGATTGTTTTCGTCGTTGTTTTCCTGATCCTGAAGATCGTTTCCAGCCAGATCACCAGCCGGGTGCAGAGCGCCGGGGCGCTGGGCACGATCGACCGGGTGATCGGCGCGGCGTTCGGTCTCATCCGGGCGATGGTGATATTGGGCGCCTTCACCCTACTTGTGCAGATGGCCGGCGCCGAGAACGGCCCGCCCAAATGGGTGTCGGAGGCCAGGCTCTATCCCCTGACCGTCGCGGCCGGAAAGGTGCTGAAAGCCTTCGCACCCAGCGCCTTCGCGGCCGCCGGCAAGGTCGCCCCGGCGGTTAAGGATGCGGTCCGCGACGGAGCGGGCTATAGCGACGACGAACGCAAGGCGATGGACGACGCCGTGGAGAAGAGCCGATGA
- the radA gene encoding DNA repair protein RadA, producing the protein MARDGALYVCQSCGGVSPKWQGQCPACGTWNSLVEELTSKLPGALAPSKSARRGGLVFEGLESDTPSPPRIITGVDEFDRVCGGGVVPGSAILVGGDPGVGKSTLLLQVVAQASLRGARCAYISGEEAVEQVRGRAGRMGLAQAPVKLAAETSLRDILEGLKKEPFDLVVIDSIQTMWSDAHEAGPGSVTQVRSCAQELVRFAKKKGVAVILVGHVTKDGQIAGPRVVEHLVDAVLSFEGERGYPFRVLRGAKNRFGATDEIGVFEMGDIGLSEVKNPSALFLHDGAERSAGAAVFAGIEGSRPVLVEFQALVAPSSGGNPRRAVVGWDSGRLAMVLAVLESRCGLGFGNRDVYLNVAGGLRISEPAADLAAAAALASSALDEPLPQDCVVFGEISLSGDVRPVGRMESRLKEAAKLGFGRALAPNGAGDSLPVTGVSRLAEAIDRIGQQRWTTP; encoded by the coding sequence ATGGCCCGCGACGGCGCCCTTTATGTCTGCCAGTCCTGCGGTGGGGTTTCGCCCAAGTGGCAGGGGCAGTGCCCGGCCTGTGGGACCTGGAACAGTCTGGTCGAGGAGCTGACCAGCAAACTGCCGGGGGCGCTGGCGCCGTCGAAGAGCGCCCGTCGGGGCGGTCTGGTCTTCGAGGGGCTGGAAAGCGACACCCCCTCCCCGCCCAGGATCATCACCGGCGTCGATGAGTTCGACCGGGTGTGCGGCGGCGGCGTGGTGCCGGGATCGGCCATCCTGGTCGGCGGCGATCCGGGGGTGGGGAAATCGACGCTGCTGCTGCAGGTGGTGGCCCAGGCTTCCCTGAGGGGGGCGCGGTGCGCCTACATCTCCGGCGAAGAGGCCGTCGAACAGGTGCGCGGCCGGGCCGGGCGGATGGGGCTGGCCCAGGCGCCGGTCAAGCTGGCGGCCGAGACCTCGCTGCGGGACATCCTCGAGGGCCTGAAGAAGGAGCCGTTCGACCTCGTGGTCATCGATTCCATCCAGACCATGTGGTCCGACGCCCATGAGGCGGGGCCCGGTTCGGTGACCCAGGTACGATCCTGCGCCCAGGAACTGGTGCGGTTCGCCAAGAAGAAGGGGGTGGCGGTCATCCTGGTCGGCCACGTCACCAAGGACGGCCAGATCGCCGGGCCGCGGGTGGTCGAGCATCTGGTCGATGCGGTGCTCAGCTTCGAGGGCGAGCGCGGCTATCCCTTCCGCGTGCTGCGCGGGGCCAAGAACCGCTTCGGGGCGACCGACGAGATCGGCGTCTTCGAGATGGGCGACATCGGCCTGAGCGAGGTGAAGAACCCCTCGGCGCTGTTCCTGCACGACGGGGCCGAGCGCTCGGCCGGGGCGGCGGTGTTCGCCGGCATCGAGGGCAGTCGACCTGTGCTGGTCGAATTCCAGGCCCTGGTGGCCCCCAGTTCGGGCGGCAATCCGCGCCGGGCGGTGGTCGGATGGGATTCCGGGCGCCTGGCCATGGTGCTTGCCGTGCTTGAGTCGCGATGCGGCCTTGGTTTTGGCAACCGGGACGTCTATCTGAACGTCGCCGGGGGGCTGAGGATCAGCGAACCGGCGGCCGACCTGGCCGCGGCCGCGGCCTTGGCCTCCTCCGCACTGGATGAACCCCTGCCGCAGGACTGCGTGGTGTTTGGCGAAATCAGCCTTTCCGGCGACGTGAGGCCCGTGGGCCGCATGGAATCACGCCTGAAGGAAGCGGCCAAGCTGGGCTTCGGCCGCGCCCTGGCCCCGAACGGGGCCGGCGACTCCCTGCCCGTCACCGGCGTGTCGCGGCTGGCTGAGGCCATCGACCGCATCGGCCAGCAGAGATGGACCACCCCTTGA
- a CDS encoding PAS domain-containing sensor histidine kinase translates to MDSLNPGSVDAEAPALSGCAFDAATLDFLFPCRFEVREDLSIQAPAPRLLVLAPRIAGAVLTEAFIIEAAAHVTSFADLAALDRTSVILHSRTDPGLRLRGAISIQPGGRVMFLTAQAACEEQLASGLDPANVSPLDGAADMTGALREQAEATREAETVITALAKARDDAIARQEFFDAIVQMLPAILMVKDARDGRYVLVNRAAEEMLGVQAEALLGRNVHELFPPEEARAFSDEDQAVIASGKMTVVEEETVTTAARGKRIFTTKKVATYGEEGAHHIVTVGEDVTERIEIREALHAALAAAEEAALSKSVFLANMSHEIRTPLNGIVAIADILQREDLLPRVRDMVNIISASGETLERLLSDILDQARIESGQITIETAPFHLGEMVRATAALGELKASEKGVALNIDLSPEVDVGVEGDMVRVRQILTNLVSNAVKFTEHGEVKITGYRCAEGRVRFEVRDTGEGFDEATRERIFGRFQQADNTITRKYGGTGLGLAISRELAALMGGHLDCEGRPGEGATFWFELPLPQVEDIHVPMAMQAQAEAPPQMRILVADDHPTNRRVIELMLAGAADVSCVENGQEALDALAADDFDLVLMDMQMPVMDGLTAIRHQRAREASGQASNMGRLPIIMLTANALPEHVSASLAAGADRHLDKPITAATLFAALTDVFSAKAA, encoded by the coding sequence ATGGACAGCCTGAACCCAGGCTCCGTGGATGCGGAGGCGCCCGCGCTGAGCGGATGCGCCTTCGACGCCGCGACTCTCGACTTCCTGTTTCCCTGCCGCTTCGAGGTCCGCGAGGACCTGTCGATCCAGGCGCCCGCGCCGCGCCTGCTGGTCCTTGCCCCGCGCATCGCCGGCGCCGTGCTGACCGAGGCCTTCATCATCGAGGCGGCGGCCCATGTCACCAGCTTCGCCGATCTGGCGGCCCTCGACCGCACCAGCGTCATCCTGCACTCCCGAACCGACCCGGGTCTCAGGCTGCGCGGCGCCATCTCGATCCAGCCGGGCGGCCGGGTGATGTTCCTGACCGCCCAGGCGGCCTGCGAGGAGCAGCTGGCGTCAGGCCTCGACCCGGCCAACGTCTCGCCGCTTGACGGCGCCGCCGACATGACCGGCGCGCTGCGCGAACAGGCCGAGGCCACCCGCGAGGCCGAGACGGTGATCACCGCCCTCGCCAAGGCGCGCGACGACGCCATCGCCCGCCAGGAATTCTTCGACGCCATCGTTCAGATGCTGCCCGCCATCCTGATGGTGAAGGATGCCCGCGACGGCCGCTATGTGCTGGTCAATCGCGCCGCCGAGGAAATGCTGGGGGTCCAGGCCGAGGCCCTGCTCGGCCGCAACGTCCACGAACTCTTCCCGCCCGAGGAGGCCAGGGCTTTCTCCGACGAGGACCAAGCCGTCATCGCCTCCGGCAAGATGACCGTCGTCGAGGAAGAGACCGTCACCACCGCCGCCCGCGGCAAGCGCATCTTCACCACCAAGAAGGTCGCCACCTACGGCGAGGAGGGCGCCCACCATATCGTCACCGTCGGAGAGGACGTCACCGAGCGCATCGAGATCCGCGAGGCCCTGCACGCCGCGCTGGCGGCGGCCGAGGAAGCGGCCCTTTCCAAGAGCGTCTTCCTGGCCAACATGAGCCACGAGATCAGGACGCCGCTGAACGGCATCGTCGCAATCGCCGACATCCTGCAGCGCGAGGATCTGCTGCCCCGCGTCCGCGACATGGTGAACATCATCAGCGCCTCGGGCGAGACGCTGGAGCGCCTGCTCAGCGACATCCTCGACCAGGCCCGCATCGAGAGCGGCCAGATCACCATCGAGACCGCGCCCTTCCACCTCGGCGAAATGGTCCGCGCCACCGCCGCGCTCGGCGAGCTCAAGGCCAGCGAAAAGGGCGTCGCCCTCAACATCGACCTGTCGCCGGAAGTCGATGTCGGCGTCGAGGGCGACATGGTCCGGGTCCGCCAGATCCTCACCAACCTGGTCAGCAACGCCGTCAAGTTCACCGAACATGGCGAGGTCAAGATCACCGGCTACCGCTGCGCCGAGGGCCGCGTCCGCTTCGAGGTCCGCGACACCGGCGAAGGCTTCGACGAGGCCACCCGCGAGCGGATCTTCGGCCGCTTCCAGCAGGCCGACAACACCATCACCCGCAAATACGGCGGCACGGGCCTGGGCCTGGCCATCTCCCGCGAGCTGGCGGCCCTGATGGGCGGTCACCTCGACTGCGAAGGCCGGCCGGGCGAGGGGGCGACCTTCTGGTTCGAACTGCCGCTGCCGCAGGTCGAGGACATCCATGTGCCGATGGCGATGCAGGCCCAGGCCGAGGCCCCGCCGCAGATGCGCATCTTGGTCGCCGACGACCATCCGACCAACCGCCGGGTCATCGAACTGATGCTGGCCGGCGCCGCCGACGTCTCCTGCGTCGAGAACGGTCAGGAGGCGCTCGACGCCCTGGCCGCCGACGACTTCGACCTGGTGCTGATGGACATGCAGATGCCGGTCATGGACGGCCTGACCGCCATCCGCCACCAGCGGGCCCGCGAAGCCTCCGGCCAGGCCAGCAACATGGGCCGCCTGCCGATCATCATGCTGACCGCCAACGCCCTGCCCGAACACGTTTCGGCCAGCCTGGCGGCTGGCGCCGACCGCCACCTCGACAAGCCGATCACGGCGGCCACCCTGTTCGCAGCCCTGACCGACGTCTTCTCGGCCAAGGCGGCCTGA
- the alr gene encoding alanine racemase: MPADAARLTIDLDAIAANYRLLRDMAGGAETAPVVKADGYGMGAGQTALRLWAEGARTFYVARLAEGEALRRALGDRAASILVFDGCPDGAAGRLRAAGLIPVLNSGEQIAAWADAGPCALHVDTGMNRLGLTLAEAAEVAATGGLRIDLLLSHLACASQPGHPLNDRQQQRFTAVRRLFPKARASLASSGGVFLGADYHFDQVRPGVSLYGGGPHDGHEPRLATVATLEAPILQIRDVPEGDSVGYGADFVAGEPLKVAIVSAGYADGYLRASAPDGGAWFAGRRRRLLGRVSMDLIAIDITGAQAKAGDMVELVGPNLLLDEAAKAAGASAYEFLVRMGRRSRRRWVGEA, translated from the coding sequence ATGCCCGCCGACGCCGCCCGCCTGACCATCGACCTGGACGCCATCGCGGCCAACTACCGCCTGCTGCGCGATATGGCCGGCGGGGCCGAGACCGCCCCGGTGGTCAAGGCCGACGGCTATGGCATGGGGGCGGGCCAGACCGCACTGCGCCTGTGGGCCGAGGGGGCCAGGACCTTCTATGTCGCCCGCCTGGCCGAGGGCGAGGCCCTGCGCCGGGCGCTGGGCGATCGGGCCGCGAGCATCCTGGTGTTCGACGGCTGTCCGGACGGCGCGGCCGGCCGCCTGCGGGCCGCCGGCCTGATCCCGGTGCTCAACAGCGGCGAGCAGATCGCCGCCTGGGCCGATGCCGGTCCCTGCGCCCTGCATGTCGACACCGGCATGAACCGCCTGGGCCTGACCCTGGCCGAGGCGGCCGAGGTGGCGGCGACGGGCGGTCTTCGGATCGATCTCCTCCTCAGTCATCTGGCCTGCGCGTCCCAGCCCGGCCATCCGCTCAACGACCGGCAGCAGCAGCGCTTCACCGCTGTGCGCCGCCTGTTCCCGAAGGCCCGCGCCAGCCTGGCCAGTTCGGGTGGCGTCTTCCTGGGCGCCGACTACCACTTCGACCAGGTCCGTCCCGGCGTCAGCCTCTATGGCGGCGGCCCGCACGATGGCCACGAGCCGCGGCTGGCCACGGTCGCCACCCTGGAAGCCCCCATCCTGCAGATCCGCGACGTGCCGGAGGGCGACAGCGTCGGCTACGGCGCCGATTTCGTCGCTGGCGAGCCGCTCAAAGTGGCCATCGTCTCGGCAGGCTATGCCGATGGCTACCTGCGGGCTTCGGCTCCCGATGGCGGGGCCTGGTTCGCCGGCCGCCGCCGGCGACTGCTGGGCCGGGTATCGATGGACCTGATCGCCATCGACATCACCGGGGCGCAGGCGAAGGCGGGCGACATGGTCGAGCTGGTCGGGCCCAACCTGCTGCTGGACGAGGCGGCGAAGGCGGCCGGGGCTTCGGCCTACGAGTTCCTGGTGCGGATGGGGCGTCGGTCGCGGCGGCGCTGGGTCGGCGAGGCCTAG
- a CDS encoding ATP-binding protein, with the protein MRVGILAALFLLAVYTAFGVMKLNNGWTSTPAQVGPAAIAALLAGRVDGALSTQQAGLAAGAELLRRAPDSPIEASELALRIAGPTAGAVAVVQDDIVLSSAGALTTPDFKGAARAAEAAGIAVWTGSAPGDRGRIYVARSQATPGGKAWLIIASDPVRIAGTGLTRTSALAFLDGRVAASVGPGVAGATTLQDAFGLQLKALRTDVLLRGQLSDGKALDVAVRPVGDGSLLAVAADRVEGIMSVDAERMDGLVSLLVPLAVGIALALLLLMQGRRTQAVQLAMVASEERFRLAVEAARCGIWEWDLEHDRVFMSEVTGVMFGWGGAGVASGQEVLERVAPDHRERVRQALAHAAAYGAFDVSFRVPGSEGRRSLWIDARGQGAAGPAVQEHSRIIGVALDVTEERIAQARAQAAENRLRDAIESVSEAFVLWDRNGRLLLCNRNYRSTFNLEPKLLKPGAARDQVNRFAQLAIKQEHPSPHGAKGEREAELMDGRWVQISERRTAEGGLVMTAADITAVKLQEEARRLNEEQLQNAVAGLERSQEQLAELARKYEAEKVRAEGANKAKSEFLANMSHELRTPLNAINGFSEIMVAEMYGPMGDGRYKDYANDIHNSGQHLLALINDILDMSKIEAGKMNLKFEPISLEDVTEDAVRLVRNRAEAAGLEVGIEFPHLPEVEGDYRAIKQVLLNLLSNAIKFTPRGGRVTVRAEPRRDVLGERIRVSVTDTGIGISREDLARLAQPFEQVESQHSKTTQGTGLGLALTKSLVELHEGSLEMDSAPGEGTTVSFSLPIRQGGLAAQVA; encoded by the coding sequence ATGCGCGTCGGCATCCTGGCCGCCCTGTTCCTGCTGGCCGTCTACACCGCCTTCGGGGTGATGAAGCTCAACAACGGCTGGACCAGCACCCCGGCCCAGGTCGGCCCCGCCGCCATCGCCGCCCTGCTGGCCGGCCGGGTCGATGGCGCGCTGTCCACCCAGCAGGCCGGCCTCGCCGCCGGGGCCGAGCTGCTCCGCCGCGCCCCCGACAGCCCCATAGAAGCCAGTGAACTGGCCTTGCGTATCGCCGGCCCCACGGCCGGCGCCGTGGCCGTGGTGCAGGACGACATCGTCCTATCCAGCGCCGGCGCCCTGACCACCCCCGATTTCAAGGGCGCGGCCCGCGCGGCCGAGGCGGCGGGCATCGCTGTCTGGACCGGATCGGCGCCAGGAGATCGGGGCCGCATCTACGTCGCCCGCTCGCAGGCGACCCCCGGCGGCAAGGCCTGGCTGATCATCGCCTCCGATCCGGTCAGGATCGCCGGCACGGGCCTGACCCGGACCTCCGCCCTCGCCTTCCTCGACGGCCGGGTCGCCGCCTCCGTCGGCCCGGGCGTGGCCGGCGCGACCACCCTGCAGGACGCCTTCGGACTGCAGCTCAAGGCCCTGCGCACCGATGTGCTGCTGCGCGGCCAGCTGTCGGACGGCAAAGCCCTCGACGTCGCCGTGCGCCCGGTCGGCGATGGCAGCCTGCTGGCCGTGGCCGCCGACCGGGTCGAAGGCATCATGAGCGTCGATGCCGAGCGGATGGACGGCCTCGTCTCTCTGCTCGTGCCCCTGGCCGTCGGCATCGCCCTGGCCCTGCTGCTGCTCATGCAGGGCCGGCGGACACAGGCGGTCCAGCTGGCCATGGTCGCCAGCGAGGAGCGCTTCCGACTGGCCGTCGAGGCCGCTCGCTGCGGCATCTGGGAATGGGATCTGGAGCATGATCGGGTGTTCATGTCCGAGGTCACCGGGGTGATGTTCGGCTGGGGCGGGGCCGGGGTCGCCAGCGGCCAGGAAGTTCTCGAACGCGTCGCCCCCGATCACCGCGAGCGGGTCCGCCAGGCCCTGGCCCATGCCGCCGCCTACGGCGCCTTCGACGTCTCCTTCCGGGTGCCGGGGAGCGAGGGCCGCCGCTCGCTGTGGATCGACGCCCGCGGCCAGGGCGCCGCCGGCCCGGCCGTCCAGGAGCACAGCCGCATCATCGGCGTGGCGCTGGACGTCACCGAGGAGCGCATCGCCCAGGCCCGGGCCCAGGCCGCCGAGAACCGCCTGCGCGACGCCATCGAGAGCGTCTCCGAGGCCTTCGTCCTCTGGGACCGCAACGGTCGACTGCTGCTCTGCAACCGCAACTATCGCAGCACCTTCAACCTTGAGCCCAAACTGTTGAAGCCCGGCGCAGCGCGCGACCAGGTCAACCGTTTCGCCCAGTTGGCCATCAAGCAGGAGCATCCCTCGCCGCACGGAGCCAAGGGTGAGCGCGAGGCCGAGCTGATGGACGGCCGCTGGGTGCAGATCAGCGAGCGCCGCACGGCCGAAGGCGGCCTGGTCATGACCGCCGCCGACATCACGGCGGTCAAGCTGCAGGAAGAGGCGCGGCGCCTCAACGAGGAGCAGCTGCAGAACGCCGTGGCCGGCCTGGAGCGCAGCCAGGAACAGCTGGCCGAACTGGCCCGCAAGTACGAGGCCGAGAAGGTCCGGGCCGAGGGCGCCAACAAGGCCAAGAGCGAGTTCCTGGCCAACATGAGCCACGAGCTGCGCACGCCGCTCAACGCCATCAACGGCTTCTCCGAGATCATGGTGGCGGAGATGTACGGGCCGATGGGCGACGGCCGCTACAAGGACTACGCCAACGACATCCACAACAGCGGCCAGCACCTGCTGGCCCTGATCAACGACATCCTCGACATGTCGAAGATCGAGGCCGGCAAGATGAACCTCAAGTTCGAGCCGATCAGCCTGGAGGACGTCACCGAGGACGCCGTGCGGCTGGTCCGCAACCGGGCCGAGGCGGCGGGGCTGGAGGTGGGCATCGAGTTCCCGCACCTGCCCGAGGTCGAGGGCGACTACCGGGCCATCAAGCAGGTGCTGCTCAACCTGCTGTCCAACGCCATCAAGTTCACCCCGCGCGGCGGCCGGGTCACCGTCCGGGCCGAGCCGCGCCGCGACGTGCTGGGCGAGCGCATCCGGGTTTCGGTCACCGACACCGGCATCGGTATCAGCCGCGAGGACCTGGCGCGCCTGGCCCAGCCGTTCGAGCAAGTCGAGAGCCAGCATTCCAAGACCACGCAGGGCACCGGCCTCGGCCTGGCGCTGACCAAGAGCCTCGTCGAGCTGCACGAGGGCAGCCTGGAGATGGACTCGGCGCCGGGCGAAGGAACCACGGTCAGCTTCAGCCTGCCGATCCGCCAGGGCGGTCTCGCGGCGCAGGTTGCTTGA
- the pepN gene encoding aminopeptidase N produces MRTETPQPVRLSDYTPPSHLIDTVHLDFDLQPGATRVKATLSVRRNGESDTLVLDGEGLSTHRVRVDGQDHPFEETAETLTLTGLPETFTLETEVQIDPSGNTVLMGLYMSGGRFCTQCEAEGFRRITWFLDRPDVLSRYTVRMEADTAFHHLLANGNLIDSGTLGARHFAVWEDPFPKPCYLFAMVAGELDALEDSFTTMSGRAVALKVFVDPGMASRAEYALDSLKRAMKWDEEVFGREYDLDLFMIVAVRDFNFGAMENKGLNIFNSSLLLADAATATDMDYERIESVVAHEYFHNWTGDRITCRDWFQLCLKEGLTVFRDQEFSADMRGHAVQRIKDVKALRARQFPEDAGPLAHPVRPSSYLKIDNFYTATIYEKGSEVIRMLKALLGDEGFWAGMNLYFERHDGEATTVEAFIQCFADATGKDLDAFFGWYEQAGTPKVTINRRYDAATGQLELTLKQVTAPTPGQPTKTALPLPVALGLLDEDGRVQAETQILVLDGAETTITLEGVKKTPVLSALRGFSAPVKLETDAPADHDYVLLAADTDQFNRWESGQRLGSRLILARAAGEPDPAGETRFAEALGRALDDQAANDAFKALLLSLPSEQDLAMEMQPADPAAIHGARDVLRGRLAEVLADRLIRLHDALAHAGAFSADAEAAGRRALRNAALDLLTARPSEAVIERARAHYGAADNMTDAIGGLNALIALGGEASDTALSAFHARWKHEPLVIDKWFAAQARDPSELALGRVMGLTTHPDFDAKNPNRLRALVGAFASFNPARFHDPDGSGYRFLADWIIATDKVNPMTAARFVEALGGWRRYREDLGGKMREQLQRIAAVEGLSKNVFELATKALA; encoded by the coding sequence ATGCGCACCGAAACGCCCCAGCCCGTCCGGCTCTCCGACTACACCCCGCCCAGCCACCTGATCGATACGGTCCATCTGGACTTCGACCTGCAGCCCGGGGCGACACGGGTGAAGGCCACACTGTCGGTGCGGCGCAACGGCGAGTCCGACACCCTGGTGCTCGATGGCGAGGGCCTGAGCACCCATCGCGTCCGCGTCGATGGACAGGATCACCCCTTCGAGGAGACGGCCGAGACGCTGACCCTCACGGGCTTGCCCGAGACCTTCACCCTGGAGACCGAGGTCCAGATCGACCCGTCGGGCAACACCGTGCTGATGGGTCTCTACATGTCCGGCGGCCGGTTCTGCACCCAGTGCGAGGCCGAGGGTTTCCGGCGGATCACCTGGTTCCTCGACCGGCCGGACGTGCTGTCGCGCTACACGGTGCGGATGGAGGCCGACACGGCCTTCCATCACCTGCTGGCCAACGGCAACCTGATCGACAGCGGGACGCTCGGCGCGCGCCACTTCGCCGTCTGGGAGGACCCCTTCCCCAAGCCCTGCTACCTGTTCGCCATGGTGGCCGGCGAACTTGACGCGCTGGAGGACAGTTTCACCACCATGAGCGGCCGCGCGGTCGCCCTGAAGGTGTTCGTCGATCCAGGCATGGCGAGCCGGGCCGAATACGCCCTCGACAGCCTGAAGCGGGCGATGAAGTGGGATGAGGAGGTGTTTGGTCGGGAATATGACCTCGACCTCTTCATGATCGTCGCCGTGCGCGACTTCAACTTCGGGGCCATGGAGAACAAGGGGCTGAATATCTTCAACTCCTCGCTCCTGCTCGCCGACGCCGCGACCGCCACCGACATGGACTATGAGCGCATCGAGAGCGTCGTCGCCCACGAGTATTTCCACAACTGGACCGGCGACCGCATCACCTGCCGCGACTGGTTCCAGCTGTGCCTGAAGGAAGGCCTGACCGTCTTCCGCGATCAGGAATTCAGCGCCGACATGCGCGGCCATGCCGTGCAGCGGATCAAGGACGTCAAGGCCCTGCGCGCCCGACAATTCCCGGAAGACGCCGGCCCGCTGGCCCATCCAGTGCGGCCGTCGAGCTATCTGAAGATCGACAACTTCTACACGGCGACCATCTACGAGAAGGGCAGCGAGGTCATCCGCATGCTCAAGGCCCTGCTCGGCGACGAGGGCTTCTGGGCCGGGATGAACCTCTACTTTGAGCGGCATGACGGCGAGGCGACGACGGTCGAGGCCTTCATCCAGTGTTTCGCCGACGCCACCGGCAAGGACCTCGACGCCTTCTTCGGCTGGTACGAACAGGCCGGCACGCCGAAGGTGACGATCAACCGGCGCTATGACGCGGCGACGGGCCAGCTGGAGCTGACCCTCAAACAGGTCACCGCCCCGACGCCCGGCCAGCCGACCAAGACGGCCCTGCCCCTGCCGGTGGCGCTGGGCCTGCTCGACGAGGACGGCCGGGTGCAGGCCGAGACGCAGATTCTGGTGCTCGACGGCGCCGAGACCACCATCACCCTGGAGGGTGTGAAGAAGACCCCGGTGCTGTCGGCCCTGCGCGGGTTCTCGGCCCCGGTGAAGCTGGAGACCGACGCCCCGGCCGACCATGACTACGTCCTGTTGGCCGCCGACACCGATCAGTTCAACCGCTGGGAATCGGGCCAGCGCCTGGGCAGCCGGCTGATCCTGGCCCGGGCGGCGGGCGAGCCCGATCCGGCCGGCGAGACCCGGTTCGCCGAGGCGCTCGGCCGGGCGCTCGACGACCAGGCGGCCAACGACGCCTTCAAGGCCCTGCTGCTCAGCCTGCCCAGCGAGCAGGACCTGGCCATGGAGATGCAGCCGGCCGACCCGGCCGCCATCCACGGGGCTCGTGACGTTCTGCGCGGCAGGCTGGCCGAGGTGCTGGCCGACCGGCTGATCCGGCTGCACGACGCCCTGGCCCACGCCGGGGCCTTCTCGGCGGACGCCGAGGCCGCCGGCCGGCGGGCCCTGCGCAATGCGGCGCTCGACCTGCTGACCGCAAGGCCCAGCGAGGCTGTCATCGAGCGGGCCCGGGCCCACTACGGCGCCGCCGACAACATGACCGACGCCATCGGCGGGCTGAACGCCCTGATCGCCCTGGGCGGCGAGGCCTCCGACACCGCCCTGTCGGCCTTCCACGCCCGCTGGAAGCATGAGCCGCTGGTCATCGACAAATGGTTCGCCGCCCAGGCGCGCGATCCGTCGGAGCTGGCGCTGGGCCGGGTCATGGGGCTGACGACGCACCCGGACTTCGATGCGAAGAATCCCAACCGCCTGCGGGCCCTGGTCGGGGCCTTCGCCAGCTTCAACCCGGCCCGGTTCCACGACCCTGACGGGAGTGGCTACAGGTTCCTCGCCGACTGGATCATCGCCACCGACAAGGTGAACCCGATGACCGCCGCCAGGTTCGTCGAGGCGCTCGGCGGCTGGCGGCGTTACCGCGAGGATCTCGGCGGCAAGATGCGTGAGCAACTTCAACGCATTGCGGCCGTCGAAGGGCTGTCCAAGAACGTCTTCGAGCTGGCCACCAAAGCCCTCGCCTGA
- a CDS encoding type II toxin-antitoxin system ParD family antitoxin gives MDDTARITVDLSHDLVKAIDDAVAAGDFASRSEAVEAALWKQEGLDLYSPNAVARFKRLMAEGLASGVSESWDSEAMFERITDPARARKA, from the coding sequence ATGGACGACACCGCCCGCATCACGGTTGATCTCTCTCACGACCTGGTGAAGGCAATCGACGATGCGGTCGCGGCGGGCGACTTCGCCTCCAGAAGTGAGGCGGTCGAGGCGGCCCTCTGGAAGCAAGAGGGGTTGGATCTCTATTCGCCGAACGCCGTCGCTCGCTTCAAGAGGTTGATGGCTGAGGGCCTTGCAAGCGGCGTATCCGAGTCTTGGGACTCGGAAGCGATGTTCGAGCGGATCACTGATCCAGCACGGGCTCGTAAGGCTTGA
- a CDS encoding type II toxin-antitoxin system RelE/ParE family toxin, producing MTVNVRNSDQAEVDLADIHDYIAANSPNAARKVLRRIVDRINLLRDAPLSGVARPDIWDGARHAVVGPYLILYQLEGDEVLIVRVVDGRQDLQNL from the coding sequence TTGACGGTCAACGTCCGGAATTCGGACCAGGCCGAAGTCGATCTGGCCGACATCCACGACTATATCGCCGCCAATTCACCGAACGCTGCCCGGAAGGTTCTTCGGAGGATTGTTGATCGCATCAACCTCTTGCGAGATGCGCCACTGAGCGGTGTGGCGAGGCCCGACATTTGGGACGGCGCTCGTCACGCCGTCGTCGGGCCGTACCTGATACTCTACCAACTTGAAGGCGATGAGGTCCTGATCGTCCGCGTGGTGGATGGGCGCCAAGACCTTCAGAACCTCTAA